Proteins encoded together in one Caloramator mitchellensis window:
- the rbsB gene encoding ribose ABC transporter substrate-binding protein RbsB — translation MKKVLKTLSIILTLVLVVGVFAGCGSKSSSEGSKKIGVVISTLNNPFFVTMKEGAEKKAKELGYEVIILDSQNDASKERSNVEDLVQQGIAVLIINPTDSDAVANSISVAKEKNIPVITVDRAANGVDVACHIASDNVAGGKLAGQFILDTLGGKAKIVELQGIPGASATRDRGQGFHEVVDGKDGVLVVASQAADFDRQKGLNVMENIIQATPDFDAVFAHNDEMALGAVKALAAANKKVLVVGFDGTADAVTAIENGEMAATIAQQPDVMGSLAIENAVKLIKGETVEKQIPVDLKVIKK, via the coding sequence ATGAAAAAAGTATTAAAGACATTATCAATCATTCTGACTCTTGTTTTAGTCGTTGGAGTTTTTGCCGGCTGTGGAAGCAAGAGTTCATCAGAGGGAAGCAAAAAGATAGGTGTGGTTATTTCAACTTTAAACAATCCTTTCTTTGTTACAATGAAGGAAGGTGCTGAAAAGAAGGCTAAGGAACTTGGCTACGAAGTTATCATTTTGGATTCACAAAACGACGCATCAAAGGAAAGATCTAATGTAGAAGACTTAGTTCAGCAGGGTATTGCAGTATTGATAATCAATCCAACCGATAGTGATGCTGTTGCTAATTCAATTTCTGTTGCTAAAGAAAAGAATATACCAGTTATAACTGTTGACAGAGCTGCTAATGGTGTTGATGTTGCTTGTCATATCGCATCAGACAACGTAGCAGGTGGAAAACTTGCAGGACAATTTATATTAGATACTCTTGGAGGAAAGGCAAAGATAGTTGAACTTCAAGGTATTCCTGGTGCTTCAGCTACAAGAGACAGAGGACAAGGGTTCCATGAGGTTGTAGATGGAAAGGATGGAGTTTTAGTTGTAGCAAGCCAAGCTGCTGATTTTGATAGACAAAAGGGCTTAAACGTAATGGAAAATATAATTCAAGCAACTCCTGATTTTGATGCTGTATTTGCTCATAACGATGAAATGGCTCTTGGCGCAGTTAAGGCTCTTGCTGCAGCAAACAAAAAGGTTCTTGTTGTTGGTTTTGACGGAACAGCTGATGCTGTAACTGCTATTGAAAATGGAGAAATGGCAGCAACAATTGCACAACAACCAGATGTTATGGGAAGCCTTGCTATTGAAAATGCAGTTAAATTAATTAAGGGAGAAACTGTTGAAAAGCAAATCCCTGTTGATTTAAAGGTTATAAAGAAGTAA
- the rbsC gene encoding ribose ABC transporter permease: MDRFKSVLLKFKSLIGLLILCVIISIITPRFLNINNLLNVLTQVSVNAVIALGMSFVILTGGIDLSVGSILAITGAIAASIVVKSNSLLLAILVALIIGALIGAFNGIVVAKGKIQPFIVTLAAMTIFRGVTYVYTNGTPISGLGKNFTFIGNAKIIGIPFPVVITLFIFLIAWYLINETRFGRYVFALGGNEDSTRLSGINTDRVKLYVYIISGIAAAISGVIVTSRIGSASPNAGTGYELDAIAAVVLGGTSLSGGEGSITGTIIGAMIIGVLNNGLNLMNVSPFYQSIVKGLVILLAVLIDKKNKK; this comes from the coding sequence ATGGATAGATTTAAATCTGTTTTGTTAAAATTCAAGTCGTTGATAGGCCTTTTGATTCTATGCGTTATTATTTCGATAATAACCCCAAGGTTTTTGAATATAAATAATTTATTAAATGTATTAACGCAGGTATCGGTTAATGCAGTTATCGCTCTTGGAATGTCGTTTGTAATATTAACCGGCGGTATTGACCTTTCGGTAGGCTCCATTCTCGCTATAACTGGAGCTATTGCTGCATCGATAGTTGTTAAGTCCAATAGTTTACTTCTTGCAATTTTAGTTGCACTAATTATTGGAGCGTTGATTGGAGCGTTTAATGGTATAGTAGTGGCAAAGGGTAAGATTCAACCTTTTATAGTAACTCTTGCTGCTATGACAATTTTTAGAGGAGTTACTTATGTATATACTAATGGAACTCCAATATCAGGGCTTGGAAAGAATTTTACTTTTATAGGTAATGCAAAGATAATAGGGATACCTTTTCCAGTAGTAATAACTCTTTTTATATTCTTAATTGCATGGTATTTGATTAATGAAACTCGTTTTGGAAGATATGTATTTGCACTTGGTGGAAATGAAGATTCTACAAGGCTTTCAGGTATAAATACAGACAGGGTTAAGTTGTATGTATATATTATTTCTGGTATTGCAGCGGCAATAAGCGGTGTTATTGTAACAAGCAGAATTGGCTCTGCATCTCCCAACGCTGGAACCGGTTATGAGCTTGATGCCATTGCAGCAGTTGTATTAGGTGGAACGAGTCTTTCGGGCGGCGAAGGAAGTATAACAGGAACCATAATTGGTGCCATGATAATTGGTGTTTTGAACAATGGATTAAACTTGATGAATGTTTCTCCATTTTACCAATCAATAGTAAAAGGTTTAGTAATTCTTCTTGCTGTATTAATAGACAAGAAGAATAAAAAATAA
- the rbsD gene encoding D-ribose pyranase codes for MKKIGILNHEISEVISKMGHTDSLAIGDCGLPIPDETKRIDLALVKDIPRFLDTLKAVLLELKVEEVIVAEETAKISPHIFDAIKKEVGDVRIILVSHEELKAELKKCKAVIRTGEQTPYANVILKSGVVF; via the coding sequence ATGAAAAAAATTGGTATTTTAAATCATGAAATTTCTGAAGTTATTTCAAAGATGGGACATACAGATAGTTTAGCGATTGGTGATTGTGGACTCCCAATTCCGGATGAAACAAAAAGGATTGATTTAGCGCTTGTAAAGGACATCCCAAGATTTTTAGATACATTAAAGGCAGTTTTGCTTGAGTTAAAGGTTGAAGAAGTAATTGTTGCAGAGGAAACTGCAAAAATTAGTCCTCATATATTTGATGCTATAAAGAAGGAAGTTGGAGATGTTAGGATAATTTTGGTAAGCCATGAGGAGTTAAAGGCTGAATTGAAAAAATGCAAGGCAGTTATTAGAACTGGTGAGCAGACTCCATATGCTAATGTTATTTTAAAATCTGGAGTTGTTTTTTAA
- a CDS encoding sugar ABC transporter ATP-binding protein — translation MQSKNPILEMTGISKSFPGVKALSGVNLRAFPGEVMALLGENGAGKSTLMKILSGVYKKDEGSIKINGDEVEINGIKDAQRLGISIIHQELSLLPNLTIYENLFLGCELFDGFKLDKKEMIRKSQELLRKFDFTLSPKTLTKELTVGEMQMVEIIKAVSKDARIIIMDEPTTALTEVETEKLFKIIKQLKDHDVAIIYISHRMEEIFRICDRITVLRDGSFIGEESIENVDKDKLISMMVGRRLEEQFPYAEVKAGEAILEVKNLSWGNKIKNVSFELKKGEILGIAGLMGSGRTEVAKLIFGEYKRTNGEVIIEGKRVKINSPKDAIENGVAYLSEDRKKEGLVLKLSVLENMTLSNIKKYENRIKKINKRNELKDCNEFSKKLSVKMSSPYQLVKNLSGGNQQKVIIAKWLLNAPKILIFDEPTRGIDVGAKKEIYEILNELKRQGKGIIMISSEMEEILGVSDRILVMHEGKITGEISRKEANQEIIMKYAVGLAE, via the coding sequence ATGCAAAGTAAAAATCCTATCTTGGAGATGACGGGAATTTCTAAGTCATTTCCAGGCGTTAAAGCGTTAAGTGGAGTTAATTTAAGAGCCTTTCCCGGAGAAGTTATGGCACTTTTAGGTGAAAATGGTGCAGGAAAATCTACTTTGATGAAAATTTTAAGTGGTGTTTATAAAAAGGATGAAGGTTCTATTAAGATAAATGGAGATGAAGTTGAAATAAACGGAATTAAAGATGCTCAAAGGCTTGGTATTTCAATAATACATCAGGAATTAAGTTTATTGCCTAATTTGACTATATATGAAAATTTATTTTTGGGCTGTGAATTGTTTGATGGTTTTAAATTAGATAAAAAAGAAATGATAAGAAAAAGCCAAGAACTGTTAAGAAAGTTTGATTTCACACTGTCTCCAAAGACGTTAACTAAGGAACTGACAGTTGGCGAAATGCAGATGGTGGAAATTATTAAGGCTGTTTCAAAAGATGCAAGGATTATAATTATGGATGAGCCTACAACTGCTCTAACAGAAGTTGAAACGGAAAAGTTGTTTAAGATAATAAAACAGTTAAAAGACCACGATGTAGCTATTATATATATTTCTCATAGAATGGAAGAGATATTTAGAATATGTGATAGAATAACAGTTTTAAGAGATGGTAGCTTTATTGGGGAAGAATCTATTGAAAATGTGGACAAGGATAAGCTGATTTCTATGATGGTTGGAAGAAGATTAGAAGAACAGTTCCCATATGCTGAAGTTAAAGCAGGCGAAGCAATATTAGAGGTTAAAAACTTATCATGGGGAAATAAAATTAAAAATGTATCCTTTGAGCTTAAAAAGGGTGAGATATTAGGAATTGCAGGACTTATGGGTTCAGGAAGAACAGAAGTTGCAAAACTGATATTTGGCGAATACAAGAGGACAAACGGAGAAGTTATTATAGAGGGTAAGAGGGTTAAGATAAATTCACCCAAAGATGCTATTGAAAATGGTGTTGCATATCTTTCAGAGGATAGAAAAAAAGAAGGTCTTGTTTTAAAGCTTTCTGTTCTTGAGAATATGACTCTTTCAAATATTAAGAAATATGAGAATAGGATTAAAAAAATTAACAAAAGAAATGAATTAAAAGACTGCAACGAATTTTCAAAGAAGCTTTCAGTTAAGATGTCATCACCATATCAGCTTGTGAAGAATTTAAGTGGAGGGAATCAACAGAAGGTTATTATTGCAAAGTGGCTTTTAAATGCACCTAAAATACTAATTTTTGATGAACCGACAAGGGGTATAGATGTTGGAGCCAAAAAGGAAATCTATGAGATTTTAAATGAGTTGAAAAGGCAGGGAAAGGGAATTATTATGATTTCTTCCGAAATGGAAGAGATTCTTGGAGTAAGCGATAGGATTCTTGTAATGCATGAAGGCAAGATAACAGGAGAAATATCGAGAAAAGAAGCAAATCAAGAAATTATTATGAAATATGCAGTAGGGCTTGCAGAATAA